A DNA window from Aquarana catesbeiana isolate 2022-GZ linkage group LG01, ASM4218655v1, whole genome shotgun sequence contains the following coding sequences:
- the LOC141145179 gene encoding ovarian cancer G-protein coupled receptor 1-like, translating into MAMSVIYNLNISTQGASYGNISSCSSTSAEYAILLSCIYIGNTLLGLILSVMVLWAIWPEVRRLLGLPFYAVNLLGAAILECLVLPFGVSYLLNIFTVGSLVCHVLGLIPKIVQRTAAVFLVWMFLVRYMAVKQPLKYKTLSSIWVCGSVSFTLWSIVIAISVTEQVLTDTNTGKCFPDFRLATEWAVLDLMLSFIFNFLPLSLLCFLGHFIYRALKNSPSVPKEQRERIRKILYLAAFSFGALFCPMHIVMVYQSILLLLGYSICEVNLKVFLPYQFTFALNSYGVAIAPIFYVFSSSTVNRKLRGLMKDRQKKVNADKDLNK; encoded by the coding sequence ATGGCCATGAGTGTAATTTATAACCTGAACATCTCCACACAAGGTGCTTCTTATGGAAATATATCTTCGTGCAGCTCTACTTCAGCAGAATATGCAATTCTTCTCTCCTGTATCTACATTGGAAATACATTGTTGGGACTAATACTCAGTGTTATGGTACTTTGGGCAATATGGCCAGAGGTCAGAAGGTTACTGGGTCTGCCTTTCTATGCGGTCAATCTTCTGGGTGCTGCAATATTAGAATGTCTGGTTCTACCATTTGGAGTCAGTTATCTTTTGAACATCTTTACAGTTGGCTCCTTAGTCTGCCATGTTCTTGGTCTTATCCCCAAGATTGTACAAAGAACTGCTGCGGTATTTCTTGTTTGGATGTTTCTTGTGCGGTATATGGCCGTGAAGCAACCTCTGAAATATAAAACACTTTCCTCCATTTGGGTATGTGGATCAGTCAGCTTTACCCTGTGGTCCATAGTGATAGCCATTTCAGTTACTGAACAAGTGTTGACCGATACCAATACAGGGAAATGCTTTCCGGATTTCAGATTAGCAACAGAATGGGCTGTTCTTGACTTAATGCTCTCATTTATATTTAACTTTTTACCATTGAGCTTGCTTTGCTTCCTTGGCCACTTCATCTACCGTGCCTTGAAGAACTCTCCCTCTGTTCCCAAAGAACAACGAGAAAGAATCAGAAAGATTCTCTATCTAGCTGCATTTAGTTTTGGGGCTCTTTTTTGTCCAATGCATATAGTTATGGTTTATCAGAGTATTCTTTTACTTTTAGGCTATTCCATATGTGAGGTCAATCTAAAAGTTTTTCTTCCTTATCAGTTTACATTTGCTCTTAATAGCTATGGTGTGGCAATCGCCCCTATTTTCTATGTCTTCAGCTCTAGTACAGTAAATAGAAAACTTAGGGGGCTTATGAAAGACAGACAAAAAAAGGTGAATGCAGACAAAGATCTCAATAAGTAG